One window of the Hippoglossus hippoglossus isolate fHipHip1 chromosome 9, fHipHip1.pri, whole genome shotgun sequence genome contains the following:
- the LOC117767363 gene encoding cell division cycle protein 20 homolog B-like isoform X1: MRDMFRDFVGKRRHYPFQGQNDACNVSYKRFRRWIHFHRSGTEAPAVSTPLTTGRRQRERSFEWDTVCQRLELDSPPTHHEAAPGGLQGALQETTLEGGLSHRPTFIPLNTSHTISARGRPASQNVSQQGWMWRAAVEEPVSTQQTAGADVRRCSLLPFTVLDKAPESPQGGSVMKLAAPSLLNDYYTNVLDCSCNGTVALALGSSVFLWNSETRALVGSLEPSPQTGRHQSVSSLCWSRDGRALCIGTRRGEVELWDVENKQNMRCLPSHLSVVGALSWQQQLLSSGSVLGRIHHLDPRAPAPLVGAAVQDEGICSLQWSPGDDWLASGSTDGLLHIWDRDIAGPTRTKQPVTTMKQPSAVKAMGWCPWQEKIIATGGGWKDGELRIWDTQSGTCVNSANTNSQICSLRWAEKKKCLVTGHGLPHHQVTCWSWGSASLNPVCQLTGHSRRVLHLASNPDSTQIFSAAADQCFHVWDI, translated from the exons GGACAAAACGACGCTTGTAACGTTTCATACAAACGTTTCAGGAGGTGGATCCACTTCCACAGGAGCGGCACCGAGGCGCCTGCTGTGAGTACACCTCTGACCACTGGGCGGCGGCAGAGGGAGCGAAGCTTCGAGTGGGACACCGTGTGTCAGAGGCTGGAGTTGGACTCGCCACCCACACACCACGAAGCAGCACCCGGaggcctgcagggggcgctgcaaG AGACAACACTGGAGGGAGGTCTGTCCCACAGGCCGACTTTTATACCTCTAAACACGTCACATACCATCAGTGCCAGGGGAAGACCTGCGTCACAAAATGTCTCACAACAG gGATGGATGTGGAGAGCAGCAGTGGAAGAACCGGTCAGCACACAACAGACTG CAGGCGCTGATGTGAGAAGATGTAGTTTGCTGCCATTCACAGTTCTGGACAAAGCTCCCGAGAGTCCGCAGGGAGGGTCAGTGATGAAGTTGGCAGCTCCGTCACTTCTGAACGACTACT ACACTAATGTTCTGGACTGCAGTTGTAACGGTACGGTTGCATTAGCCCTGGGctcttctgttttcctctggaATTCAGAAACCCGAGCTCTGGTGGGAAGCCTGGAGCCGAGTCCGCAAACGGGACGCCACCAGTCGGTCTCGTCTCTGTGCTGGAGCAGAGACGGCAGAGCTCTGTGCATTGGGACCAGACGAGGGGAGGTAGAG CTGTGGGATGTTGAAAATAAGCAGAATATGAGGTGTCTGCCGTCACACCTTTCTGTGGTCGGAGCTCTTTCCTGGCAGCAGCAGTTACTCAGCAG CGGCTCAGTTCTCGGACGTATCCATCACCTTGACCCTCGGGCTCCTGCGCCTCTGGTTGGTGCGGCCGTGCAGGACGAGGGGATCTGCAGCCTCCAGTGGTCACCGGGAGACGACTGGCTGGCCAGCGGCTCCACAGACGGCCTCCTCCATATATGGGACCGTGACATTGCAGGACCCACAAGGACAAAGCAGCCGGTGACGACAATGAAACAGCCCAGTGCTGTTAAG GCGATGGGATGGTGTCCATGGCAAGAGAAGATCATCGCTACAGGTGGAGGATGGAAAGACGGAGAGCTGAGAATCTGGGACACACAATCGGGGACTTGTGTGAATTCTGCCAACACCAACTCGCAG ATCTGTTCTCTACGATGGGCTGAAAAGAAGAAGTGTCTGGTCACAGGCCACGGCCTTCCTCATCACCAAGTCACCTGCTGGAGCTGGGGGTCCGCGTCCCTCAACCCGGTCTGTCAGCTCACAG gtCATTCTCGTCGAGTTCTGCACTTGGCCTCAAACCCCGACAGTACTCAgattttctctgctgcagccgaCCAGTGCTTCCACGTCTGGGACATTTAA
- the LOC117767363 gene encoding cell division cycle protein 20 homolog B-like isoform X2, whose translation MRDMFRDFVGKRRHYPFQGQNDACNVSYKRFRRWIHFHRSGTEAPAVSTPLTTGRRQRERSFEWDTVCQRLELDSPPTHHEAAPGGLQGALQETTLEGGLSHRPTFIPLNTSHTISARGRPASQNVSQQGWMWRAAVEEPVSTQQTGADVRRCSLLPFTVLDKAPESPQGGSVMKLAAPSLLNDYYTNVLDCSCNGTVALALGSSVFLWNSETRALVGSLEPSPQTGRHQSVSSLCWSRDGRALCIGTRRGEVELWDVENKQNMRCLPSHLSVVGALSWQQQLLSSGSVLGRIHHLDPRAPAPLVGAAVQDEGICSLQWSPGDDWLASGSTDGLLHIWDRDIAGPTRTKQPVTTMKQPSAVKAMGWCPWQEKIIATGGGWKDGELRIWDTQSGTCVNSANTNSQICSLRWAEKKKCLVTGHGLPHHQVTCWSWGSASLNPVCQLTGHSRRVLHLASNPDSTQIFSAAADQCFHVWDI comes from the exons GGACAAAACGACGCTTGTAACGTTTCATACAAACGTTTCAGGAGGTGGATCCACTTCCACAGGAGCGGCACCGAGGCGCCTGCTGTGAGTACACCTCTGACCACTGGGCGGCGGCAGAGGGAGCGAAGCTTCGAGTGGGACACCGTGTGTCAGAGGCTGGAGTTGGACTCGCCACCCACACACCACGAAGCAGCACCCGGaggcctgcagggggcgctgcaaG AGACAACACTGGAGGGAGGTCTGTCCCACAGGCCGACTTTTATACCTCTAAACACGTCACATACCATCAGTGCCAGGGGAAGACCTGCGTCACAAAATGTCTCACAACAG gGATGGATGTGGAGAGCAGCAGTGGAAGAACCGGTCAGCACACAACAGACTG GCGCTGATGTGAGAAGATGTAGTTTGCTGCCATTCACAGTTCTGGACAAAGCTCCCGAGAGTCCGCAGGGAGGGTCAGTGATGAAGTTGGCAGCTCCGTCACTTCTGAACGACTACT ACACTAATGTTCTGGACTGCAGTTGTAACGGTACGGTTGCATTAGCCCTGGGctcttctgttttcctctggaATTCAGAAACCCGAGCTCTGGTGGGAAGCCTGGAGCCGAGTCCGCAAACGGGACGCCACCAGTCGGTCTCGTCTCTGTGCTGGAGCAGAGACGGCAGAGCTCTGTGCATTGGGACCAGACGAGGGGAGGTAGAG CTGTGGGATGTTGAAAATAAGCAGAATATGAGGTGTCTGCCGTCACACCTTTCTGTGGTCGGAGCTCTTTCCTGGCAGCAGCAGTTACTCAGCAG CGGCTCAGTTCTCGGACGTATCCATCACCTTGACCCTCGGGCTCCTGCGCCTCTGGTTGGTGCGGCCGTGCAGGACGAGGGGATCTGCAGCCTCCAGTGGTCACCGGGAGACGACTGGCTGGCCAGCGGCTCCACAGACGGCCTCCTCCATATATGGGACCGTGACATTGCAGGACCCACAAGGACAAAGCAGCCGGTGACGACAATGAAACAGCCCAGTGCTGTTAAG GCGATGGGATGGTGTCCATGGCAAGAGAAGATCATCGCTACAGGTGGAGGATGGAAAGACGGAGAGCTGAGAATCTGGGACACACAATCGGGGACTTGTGTGAATTCTGCCAACACCAACTCGCAG ATCTGTTCTCTACGATGGGCTGAAAAGAAGAAGTGTCTGGTCACAGGCCACGGCCTTCCTCATCACCAAGTCACCTGCTGGAGCTGGGGGTCCGCGTCCCTCAACCCGGTCTGTCAGCTCACAG gtCATTCTCGTCGAGTTCTGCACTTGGCCTCAAACCCCGACAGTACTCAgattttctctgctgcagccgaCCAGTGCTTCCACGTCTGGGACATTTAA
- the gpx8 gene encoding probable glutathione peroxidase 8, whose amino-acid sequence MEALGGYPTKSSGPRAKRLTVLLSMTVGVGCLFLLQTQLVKPGKPKDFYSFEVKDARGRSVSLEKYRGKASLVVNVASLSEQTEMNYLSLQELHRELGTSHFNVLAFPCGQFGDTEPGSSRDVEAFAKSTHGVTFPFFSKIKVMGSEADPAFRFLTDSVQKIPKWNFWKFLVNPEGKVVRFWRTDEPMENVRAEVTALVREIIIKKRVEL is encoded by the exons ATGGAGGCCTTAGGGGGCTACCCCACCAAGTCCTCCGGCCCCAGAGCCAAGAGGCTGACGGTGCTGCTGAGCATGACGGTGGGTGTGGGCTGCTTGTTCCTCCTGCAGACGCAGCTGGTGAAGCCGGGGAAACCCAAAGACTTTTACTCTTTCGAGGTGAAGGACGCGAGGGGGAGGTCTGTCTCTCTGGAGAAGTACCGAGGAAAA GCGTCTTTGGTTGTAAACGTGGCGAGTCTCAGCGAGCAGACGGAGATGAACTACTTGTCCCTGCAGGAGCTGCACCGGGAGCTGGGCACCTCGCACTTCAACGTGCTGGCCTTCCCCTGCGGACAGTTCGGGGACACCGAGCCCGGGAGCAGCCGGGACGTCGAGGCCTTCGCCAAGTCCACGCACGGAGTCACCTTCCCCTTCTTCAGCAAGATCAAAGTAATGGGCTCAGAGGCGGACCCTGCCTTCAGGTTCCTCACAG attCTGTGCAGAAAATTCCAAAGTGGAACTTCTGGAAGTTTCTGGTGAATCCCGAGGGGAAAGTCGTCCGCTTCTGGCGAACTGACGAGCCCATGGAGAACGTCCGAGCGGAGGTCACAGCGCTGGTGCGGGAAATCATCATAAAGAAACGCGTGGAGCTATGA